One Paraburkholderia phytofirmans OLGA172 genomic window carries:
- a CDS encoding HU family DNA-binding protein — protein sequence MNKTELIDHIAQQADISKAAAGRALDAVIGGVKGALKQGGSVTLVGFGTFAVGKRTARTGRNPRTGAAIKIKAAKIPKFRPGKALKDALN from the coding sequence ATGAATAAAACGGAATTGATCGATCACATTGCGCAGCAAGCCGATATTTCGAAGGCCGCTGCAGGCCGTGCACTGGATGCGGTGATCGGTGGGGTCAAAGGTGCGTTGAAGCAAGGCGGTTCGGTGACTTTGGTCGGTTTCGGTACGTTTGCCGTGGGCAAGCGTACTGCGCGTACAGGACGCAATCCGCGCACCGGCGCTGCCATCAAGATCAAGGCAGCGAAGATTCCTAAATTTAGGCCTGGCAAAGCTCTGAAGGATGCGCTAAACTAA